The following proteins are co-located in the Polystyrenella longa genome:
- a CDS encoding serine/threonine protein kinase — protein MSLFSFLNKAGNKPARVDLKQRFQMQATAGPGSMSKVWRATDNETGERYAIKILDKVKTAKLEERYQTVNKPSEAEISLQLDHPNIVKSYEAGFTLEDEPYLLMELIDGVSLSNLVELQNTRIKKQALSFMIQLGQSLVYLHEQGFMHHDLCPRNVMVTVDNRVKLIDFGLAVPNTPDFQKPGNRTGTAQYMAPELIKRQRIDQRIDVFAYALTCYEIVTGKLPWNAGDSFESVLKCINAPPTDIREYSPKLDAQLAEAIMKGAAPNPDDRAQTISEMVDQFVQIYRRLKARKRSQS, from the coding sequence ATGAGCCTCTTCTCTTTTCTAAATAAAGCTGGTAATAAACCGGCCCGCGTGGATCTCAAACAGAGATTCCAAATGCAAGCGACGGCTGGGCCGGGCAGTATGTCCAAAGTTTGGCGGGCCACGGACAATGAAACCGGCGAACGATATGCCATCAAGATTCTCGATAAGGTCAAAACGGCCAAGTTGGAAGAGCGTTACCAGACAGTGAACAAACCGAGCGAAGCCGAAATCTCGCTGCAGCTCGACCACCCTAATATTGTGAAATCTTACGAAGCTGGTTTCACTCTGGAAGACGAACCCTATCTGCTGATGGAACTGATCGACGGTGTCAGTCTCAGCAACCTCGTCGAACTGCAAAATACTCGCATCAAGAAGCAGGCTCTGTCGTTCATGATTCAACTGGGTCAGTCCCTCGTCTATCTCCATGAACAGGGATTTATGCACCATGATCTCTGTCCCCGAAATGTCATGGTGACTGTCGATAACCGGGTGAAGCTGATCGACTTCGGGCTCGCGGTTCCCAATACTCCCGATTTTCAGAAACCGGGCAATCGCACAGGAACGGCCCAGTACATGGCGCCAGAATTGATCAAACGCCAGCGAATTGACCAGCGAATCGACGTCTTCGCCTACGCGCTCACCTGCTATGAGATCGTTACAGGAAAGTTACCCTGGAATGCGGGGGACTCATTCGAGTCGGTACTCAAATGCATCAATGCACCTCCCACCGATATCCGGGAATACAGCCCCAAACTGGACGCACAATTGGCTGAGGCCATTATGAAAGGGGCCGCACCCAACCCAGATGACCGTGCCCAGACCATATCGGAAATGGTTGATCAGTTTGTGCAGATATATCGCCGGTTGAAAGCTCGAAAAAGATCTCAAAGTTGA
- a CDS encoding sigma-70 family RNA polymerase sigma factor, with translation MQKTTVQRRSSSNVQAPLETYLREINETALLTANEEKELSYRIGDGDMLARDRMVRANLRLVVNIARAYTNKGLPIQDLIEEGNLGLLRAVEGFDPGMNTRFSTYASYWIKQSIKRAIINSAKTIRIPAYMVELLTKWRRATAKLQDEFNRTPTMEEVAKELQLNKKKLGIVKKAIQLYNATPQTDGNQENGRTLGDIIPDERVKSPEDDLINSDNLEHVYRLLEEMDPRESSILRMRFGLDGEEPSTLKEIGESLGLTRERVRQIENEALKRLARKLMGD, from the coding sequence ATGCAAAAGACGACAGTTCAGCGCCGCAGTAGTTCCAATGTACAAGCTCCTCTGGAGACGTACCTTCGTGAAATTAACGAGACAGCGCTTCTCACCGCGAATGAAGAGAAGGAACTCTCGTATCGAATCGGCGATGGAGACATGCTGGCCCGCGACCGAATGGTCCGTGCCAACTTGCGTCTCGTCGTGAATATTGCGCGAGCCTATACCAATAAAGGTTTGCCGATTCAGGACCTCATTGAGGAAGGGAACCTCGGGCTCTTGCGTGCGGTTGAAGGTTTCGACCCCGGTATGAATACCCGGTTCAGTACTTACGCCAGTTACTGGATCAAGCAGTCAATCAAGCGTGCGATCATCAATTCCGCCAAGACGATCCGCATTCCAGCCTATATGGTTGAACTGCTTACTAAGTGGAGACGCGCCACTGCCAAGCTGCAGGACGAATTCAACCGCACGCCAACGATGGAGGAAGTTGCCAAGGAGCTGCAACTGAATAAAAAGAAGCTGGGCATCGTCAAGAAGGCGATTCAGCTTTACAACGCCACCCCCCAGACCGACGGCAACCAGGAAAATGGTCGGACGCTCGGAGACATCATTCCAGATGAGAGAGTGAAAAGTCCCGAAGACGACCTGATCAACAGCGACAACCTGGAACATGTCTATCGTCTGCTGGAAGAGATGGACCCGCGAGAGTCGAGCATTCTGCGAATGCGTTTTGGTCTTGATGGTGAAGAACCCAGCACGCTGAAAGAAATCGGCGAGAGTCTGGGACTGACCCGCGAACGAGTTCGCCAGATCGAAAACGAAGCGCTGAAGCGACTCGCGCGAAAATTGATGGGCGACTGA